A window of Solanum stenotomum isolate F172 chromosome 3, ASM1918654v1, whole genome shotgun sequence contains these coding sequences:
- the LOC125860107 gene encoding ras-related protein RABA4d-like, whose product METSSFSIFHNLIHSIFVVIDTVGAMLVYDLTKRQSFDHMARWLEELRGHVDKNIVIMLIVNKCDLGSLRAVPVEDAQEFTGRENLFFMETSALQSTNVEGAFMTLLAEIYKIISKKTLIAAPGADYGKPQSLKGTRIIVPGQDLDSGGNSGGCCMSS is encoded by the coding sequence ATGGAGACATCAAGTTTCTCAATTTTCCACAATTTGATACATTCAATTTTTGTGGTTATTGATACAGTTGGTGCAATGCTAGTCTATGACTTAACAAAACGCCAATCATTCGATCATATGGCTAGATGGCTGGAGGAACTAAGAGGTCATGTGGACAAGAACATAGTTATTATGCTCATCGTGAACAAATGTGATCTAGGAAGTCTTCGAGCTGTACCAGTTGAAGATGCTCAAGAATTCACAGGAAGGGAAAATCTCTTCTTTATGGAAACATCAGCTCTTCAATCAACAAACGTCGAGGGTGCATTCATGACACTTTTAgcagaaatttataaaatcattagcAAGAAAACTCTTATTGCAGCTCCGGGAGCTGATTATGGGAAGCCACAATCTTTAAAGGGAACCAGGATCATTGTTCCTGGCCAGGACTTGGATTCTGGTGGGAATAGTGGTGGTTGCTGCATGTCGTCATGA